The nucleotide window CTTTTTAGCCCCATCCATCTCTAAATTATCCCGTTTCATCCCCCGTTTAATTTGTGTTGCTTCTGATGCCGTGACAACTATTATCTTATTTACCAGCGAAACCATGTTTGCCTCGATAAGTAACGGGGCATTGATAATGATTATTTTATTTGGTGTGGTATTTTGTATCCTTTCTATTTCTTCTTTTATTTTCTGGATAATAGGAGGATGAGTGATTTCGTTTAATTTTCGTAGATAAGTTTCATTGTTAAAAGCCAAATCAGCGAGTCTAGTTCGATTAAGTGTTAAATCCTTATTTAGAATTTTTGCCCCAAAGTATTCCTTTAGATTTTGCCAGACTGGTGAATTTGGGGCAACAACCTCTCTGGCTATTTTATCGGCATCGATAATTACTGCCCCAAGGGATTGAAATATTTTGGTAACAGTAGTTTTTCCGGTAGCAAATCCGCCGGTCAACCCTACAATAAGATTTTTATTCATCCTTCTATTTCCCTTAGATTCTTTGCGGCGTCTTCAGGGATAACAGTATTGATATAAAATCCTGTGCCCCACTCAAATCCAGCCACATGGGTAATTCTGGGAATAATCTCAATGTGCCAGTGATAATCTTTTAAATTACCTGGAAGGGAAAAAGGTGTTGTGTGAATTATATAATTATATGGAGGGTCGTTCAATAATTTTTTTAATTTTAGCAAGGAGATTTTTAGAATCTGGGCTAATGCCGGGATTTGTTCTTTATCAATAGTTTCATAAGACGCACAATGGGTCTTAGGAAGGATACAAATTTCATACGGAAATCTGGAG belongs to bacterium and includes:
- the coaE gene encoding dephospho-CoA kinase (Dephospho-CoA kinase (CoaE) performs the final step in coenzyme A biosynthesis.), encoding MNKNLIVGLTGGFATGKTTVTKIFQSLGAVIIDADKIAREVVAPNSPVWQNLKEYFGAKILNKDLTLNRTRLADLAFNNETYLRKLNEITHPPIIQKIKEEIERIQNTTPNKIIIINAPLLIEANMVSLVNKIIVVTASEATQIKRGMKRDNLEMDGAKKRIFAQLPLSEKVRLADFVIDTDCPKKRVVEKVKMVWEELNALSGKMGTHTII